From Hippea alviniae EP5-r, the proteins below share one genomic window:
- a CDS encoding glycosyltransferase family 4 protein, which produces MHILNIESATNFSGGVNQLIINVLGLKKKGHKVSVACVYGSPVYERLKDKGIEFVFIDEDKVFKSALIIRNFLKNNDVDIVHTHHSKGHKMGLIACLFRKKEKLVVQRSVMFPALDLFKYHNPRIDMFLANSIAVKDVLERYLVNPKKISVIYSAVDYEKLKGVDRNKARREIGVEGFTFGVVGNYSDFKGHDIALRAFAKLKRDDVRLVFIGKDTEKLKDKVISLGVEDRVKIFSFVPDAYRLIAGFDVLVIPSLKESFPNVAIESFLLKTPVIGTDVGGIPELLKDGRGIIAKPYVDGLKMAMEKALEIDLDGIRNKAFEFAIDNLTADKKVEKLEKLYYELLK; this is translated from the coding sequence ATGCATATATTGAATATAGAGTCTGCCACAAATTTTTCAGGTGGTGTAAATCAGCTAATAATAAATGTTCTAGGCTTGAAAAAGAAAGGACATAAAGTCTCTGTTGCCTGTGTTTATGGTTCGCCTGTTTATGAAAGGTTGAAGGATAAGGGAATAGAGTTTGTTTTTATTGATGAAGATAAGGTTTTTAAGTCTGCACTTATAATCAGGAATTTTTTGAAAAACAACGATGTTGATATAGTTCATACGCATCACTCAAAGGGTCATAAGATGGGTCTTATTGCCTGTCTATTTAGAAAAAAAGAGAAGCTTGTTGTTCAGAGAAGCGTTATGTTTCCTGCCCTTGATTTGTTTAAATATCACAATCCGCGCATTGATATGTTTTTGGCAAACTCTATAGCTGTAAAGGATGTGCTTGAAAGGTATCTTGTTAATCCAAAGAAGATAAGTGTGATTTACAGTGCTGTTGATTATGAGAAGCTTAAAGGTGTAGATAGAAATAAGGCAAGAAGAGAGATAGGTGTTGAAGGTTTTACATTTGGTGTTGTTGGTAATTATTCTGATTTTAAAGGGCACGATATTGCACTTAGAGCTTTTGCAAAGCTAAAAAGGGATGATGTAAGGCTTGTTTTTATTGGTAAAGATACAGAGAAACTAAAAGATAAGGTTATCTCTTTGGGCGTTGAAGATAGGGTGAAAATCTTTAGTTTTGTCCCTGATGCTTATAGGTTAATAGCGGGATTTGATGTGTTGGTTATTCCGTCTTTGAAGGAGAGTTTTCCCAATGTTGCTATAGAGTCGTTTCTTTTAAAAACGCCAGTTATAGGAACAGATGTTGGCGGGATTCCAGAGCTTCTAAAAGATGGTCGTGGTATAATAGCAAAACCCTATGTTGATGGTTTGAAAATGGCTATGGAGAAGGCTTTGGAGATTGACCTTGATGGTATAAGGAATAAGGCATTTGAGTTTGCTATAGATAATCTAACTGCCGATAAAAAGGTTGAGAAGCTTGAAAAACTCTATTATGAGCTGTTGAAATGA